In a genomic window of Fusobacterium sp. IOR10:
- the rpmE gene encoding 50S ribosomal protein L31 has protein sequence MRKGIHPDYKIVNVECTCGEKFQTRSTYAKGDMKIAVCSKCHPFYTGKAKFLDTAGRVDKFNKKYKLNK, from the coding sequence ATGAGAAAAGGAATACATCCAGATTATAAAATTGTTAATGTTGAATGTACTTGTGGAGAAAAGTTTCAAACTAGATCTACTTATGCTAAAGGAGATATGAAAATAGCAGTATGTTCAAAATGTCATCCATTCTACACAGGTAAAGCTAAGTTCTTAGATACTGCTGGTAGAGTTGACAAATTCAACAAAAAATATAAGCTTAATAAATAA